One part of the Saprospiraceae bacterium genome encodes these proteins:
- a CDS encoding T9SS type A sorting domain-containing protein, translating to MSFANKQISFYTQAREFEFNYQSNSFSDTDGQLLYMSNGCFVADAFGEIIPNGDSIGYGRIWGINCPKYQPIPQAGIFINFSTQKDSLVFLHTILDTIGNGLKVFLKSIYETKVDIKNNIVTSKNKIILYDTLYGGGLTAIQSSDTSKWWVVTARNYTNEFYTFLYSNIGVEKILKQKIGLNHISAGSGGAQGVFSPDGKRYAFYSMLNGLQVFDFNRVNGELSNYRLYNITFPQNSTGGCGFSPNSRFVYVSNPTEVIQVDLLEQDSSKAIDTVGIFDNFFAPYPATFMQMALGPDCRMYITAGGGNQYLHVITKPNLKGKECMLINRGLKLPTRNSHATTNFPHYRVDDPYPCDSTISIPLNTAVEDEYKFKDSEIMVYPNPASSILFVHDLKRKINLPIRLRLIDLNGKVCFTQQYNSIQEEIKIPIPDLQPGMFIIQIIDQDGNYWIDKFIKE from the coding sequence ATGTCTTTTGCGAATAAGCAGATTAGTTTTTATACACAAGCACGGGAATTTGAATTTAATTATCAGTCTAATAGTTTCTCAGATACAGATGGTCAGCTTTTGTATATGTCTAATGGCTGTTTTGTTGCTGATGCTTTTGGTGAGATAATACCTAATGGGGATTCTATTGGGTATGGACGAATTTGGGGTATTAATTGTCCTAAATATCAGCCGATTCCTCAAGCGGGAATTTTCATTAATTTTTCTACACAAAAAGATTCTCTAGTATTTCTACATACAATTCTTGATACAATTGGCAACGGATTAAAGGTTTTTTTAAAATCTATCTATGAAACTAAGGTTGACATTAAAAACAATATTGTAACTTCAAAAAATAAAATTATTTTATATGATACTTTATATGGTGGTGGTCTAACTGCAATACAAAGTAGTGATACTTCCAAATGGTGGGTAGTAACAGCCCGGAATTATACCAATGAATTCTATACCTTTTTATATTCTAATATTGGTGTAGAAAAAATACTAAAACAGAAAATAGGATTAAATCATATTTCGGCCGGTTCTGGTGGTGCTCAAGGTGTATTTTCTCCTGATGGTAAACGTTATGCTTTTTATAGTATGCTTAATGGTTTACAAGTTTTTGATTTTAATAGAGTCAACGGTGAATTATCAAATTATAGACTTTATAATATTACATTCCCTCAGAATTCTACAGGAGGATGTGGATTCTCACCAAATTCAAGATTTGTTTATGTATCCAATCCTACTGAAGTAATTCAGGTTGATCTTCTGGAACAAGATAGTTCAAAAGCAATCGACACGGTGGGTATTTTTGATAATTTTTTTGCACCTTATCCGGCTACTTTTATGCAAATGGCCTTAGGCCCTGACTGCAGAATGTATATTACTGCAGGTGGTGGAAATCAATATTTACATGTCATAACAAAACCAAATCTCAAAGGGAAAGAATGCATGTTAATTAATCGAGGATTAAAACTTCCGACACGAAACAGTCATGCTACAACAAATTTTCCACATTATAGAGTTGATGATCCATATCCATGTGATAGCACTATCTCAATTCCACTTAATACGGCAGTTGAGGATGAATATAAATTTAAAGATTCAGAAATAATGGTGTATCCAAATCCTGCTAGTTCGATATTATTTGTTCACGATCTCAAAAGGAAAATTAATTTACCAATTAGATTGCGTTTGATTGATCTTAACGGTAAAGTTTGTTTTACTCAACAATATAATTCAATCCAAGAAGAAATCAAAATCCCAATTCCAGACTTACAACCAGGTATGTTTATTATTCAAATAATTGATCAAGATGGGAATTATTGGATTGATAAGTTCATAAAAGAATAA
- the rny gene encoding ribonuclease Y, translating into MQDILVAIIGGLMAGMGVGYFIVYAILRRSNQRKLEEINRISDLEIEKARVSSQRMISEAEMKAEKIVSKAEQKNETIKQQKIQESRDNFARLKSDFESYKTTQSVELKERELKTLALEKEIQTKTQDIENREGEVKTLRENLDLQLKIVNKKKEELESANEKRIKELENIARMSESEAKEHLLQAVKAKATNDALIIEREVIENAKTNANKEAKKIVIQTIQRMCAEYTIENSVSVFNLESDDIKGQIIGREGRNIRALEAATGAEIVVDDTPEAIVISSFDPIRREIARLSLKRLVADGRIHPARIEEVVAKVKKQLDEQIVEIGERTIIDLDIHGLDPYLVKMVGRMRFRSSYGQNLLKHSSETANLCAVMAAELGLNPKQVKLAKRAGLLHDIGKVAEEESELSHALFGMKLCEKYNENPIIINAVGAHHDEIEMNNIISPIVQACDAISGARPGARREILESYLKRITELEELAMTYEGVQKAYALQAGRELRVIVESEKVTDQYADDLAFMISQKIQDEMQYPGQVKVTVIREKRATAFAR; encoded by the coding sequence ATGCAAGATATACTCGTAGCAATTATTGGCGGCCTAATGGCCGGTATGGGCGTCGGTTATTTTATCGTTTACGCTATCTTAAGACGATCTAACCAACGGAAATTAGAAGAAATTAACCGCATCAGTGACCTGGAAATTGAAAAAGCCAGAGTTAGTTCACAAAGAATGATCTCAGAAGCTGAAATGAAAGCGGAGAAAATTGTTTCTAAAGCTGAACAAAAAAATGAGACCATTAAACAACAGAAAATTCAGGAATCCAGAGACAACTTTGCCAGACTGAAATCCGATTTTGAAAGTTATAAAACTACCCAATCTGTCGAACTTAAAGAAAGGGAATTGAAAACTTTGGCGCTCGAAAAAGAAATTCAAACCAAAACACAAGACATCGAAAATCGGGAAGGGGAAGTAAAAACACTTCGGGAAAATCTGGATCTCCAATTAAAAATTGTCAATAAGAAAAAAGAAGAACTGGAATCTGCAAATGAAAAGCGGATTAAAGAATTGGAAAATATCGCTCGGATGAGTGAATCTGAAGCAAAAGAACATTTGCTGCAAGCTGTAAAAGCAAAAGCTACTAATGACGCCTTAATTATTGAACGGGAAGTTATAGAGAACGCAAAAACAAATGCAAATAAGGAAGCTAAGAAAATAGTTATCCAAACAATTCAAAGGATGTGCGCTGAGTACACTATTGAAAACTCTGTTTCTGTATTTAATCTTGAAAGTGACGATATTAAAGGACAAATCATCGGTCGCGAAGGTAGAAATATCAGAGCCCTCGAAGCAGCTACAGGTGCTGAAATCGTTGTAGATGATACCCCTGAAGCAATCGTAATTTCAAGCTTTGATCCTATCCGCAGAGAGATTGCACGACTCTCTTTAAAACGTTTAGTTGCAGATGGTCGAATTCATCCAGCGCGTATTGAAGAAGTAGTGGCTAAAGTTAAAAAACAACTCGACGAGCAAATTGTAGAAATCGGGGAACGGACCATTATCGATCTTGACATTCATGGCTTAGATCCATATCTTGTTAAAATGGTAGGACGGATGCGTTTCCGTTCTTCTTATGGACAAAATCTATTAAAACACTCTTCCGAAACAGCTAATCTTTGTGCCGTTATGGCAGCTGAATTAGGCCTCAATCCTAAACAAGTGAAATTGGCTAAACGTGCTGGTTTACTTCATGACATTGGAAAAGTAGCAGAAGAGGAATCTGAATTATCACATGCTTTATTTGGAATGAAGTTATGTGAGAAATACAATGAAAATCCAATCATCATCAATGCTGTTGGAGCCCATCATGATGAAATAGAAATGAATAATATTATTTCTCCAATCGTACAAGCTTGTGATGCCATTTCTGGCGCTAGACCAGGTGCCCGTAGAGAAATCCTGGAAAGCTACCTAAAACGGATTACAGAACTTGAAGAACTGGCTATGACCTATGAAGGTGTGCAAAAAGCATATGCTTTACAAGCAGGTCGTGAACTTCGGGTAATTGTTGAAAGTGAAAAGGTTACGGATCAATATGCAGATGATTTGGCATTTATGATCTCCCAGAAAATTCAAGACGAAATGCAATATCCGGGTCAAGTGAAAGTAACGGTGATTAGAGAAAAACGAGCTACTGCATTTGCAAGGTAG
- a CDS encoding ribosome maturation factor RimP, whose product MYTEEIQNLLAKKFEEEGFQDCFLVSIEQNKKNIQVFLDADSGINFEKCQKISRYLEAIFDEKAWFGEEYVLEVSSPGISRPLVFPRQFRKNIGRELQVKLPDGTEFSGNILDANDQIVTISREEIRKEGKKKIRETIETQLPYNTIKEAKIVIKI is encoded by the coding sequence ATGTATACAGAAGAAATTCAAAATTTATTGGCTAAAAAATTCGAGGAAGAAGGCTTTCAGGATTGTTTTTTGGTATCTATTGAGCAAAACAAGAAAAATATCCAGGTCTTTTTAGATGCCGATAGTGGCATTAATTTTGAAAAATGCCAAAAAATAAGTCGCTATTTAGAGGCTATTTTTGACGAAAAAGCCTGGTTTGGAGAAGAATATGTTTTGGAAGTTTCCTCCCCGGGAATAAGTAGACCACTTGTATTTCCCAGGCAATTTCGAAAAAATATAGGACGAGAGTTGCAGGTCAAATTGCCAGATGGAACAGAATTTTCAGGAAATATCTTGGATGCTAATGACCAAATAGTGACCATTAGCCGGGAAGAAATCCGTAAGGAAGGTAAGAAAAAAATTCGGGAAACGATTGAAACTCAATTACCTTATAATACGATTAAAGAAGCTAAAATTGTTATAAAAATTTAA
- the infB gene encoding translation initiation factor IF-2 yields MKLLVKVATELNVGLSTVVEHLQKKGFELENKPTAKVTDEMYAELVKEFQGSIKEKEQADQLQKVVTVVAPPKEKPKINLFGEPAIATPVVPVSPPAVTPAPPVEPVETIIKEKPEPKEETVITAKVDEEQKPKIKVVGKIDLDQPETKTKRKPKKEEELPPVVVEKKPIVVAKPVEEIVEEEITRIEAPQLKGLKILGKIDTNKFKDPVKKKEEPKKAPIPANAPTPAKTAAEIEADKKKRKRKRKKVNPTEFQPDDRNQRSFRRPEDAVKEVTKKEIEDQIKATMARLNMGGKNKRQKIRRDKREVMREKEELKQSTEDKSVIQLTEFVTVSELASLMDIPVTDVIMTCLNMGIIVSINQRLDAEVIEILSEEFGHKIEFISAEEINEDEEVVDDDPDELEDRAPIVTVMGHVDHGKTSLLDYIRKANVASGEAGGITQHIGAYEVLVGKDQKRITFLDTPGHEAFTAMRARGAKVTDVAVIIIAADDRIMPQTKEAISHAQAANVPMVFAINKVDKAGADAERIKNELSQMNLLVEDWGGKYQSQDISAKTGQGIEQLLEKILLEAEVLNLKANPNKMAIGTVIEASLDKGRGYVTKLLVQNGTLHNGDIILAGDYAGKVKAMFNERGLKLKEAGPSVPVLVLGLQGAPTAGEKFKGMVEEAEARLLASKRSQINREQANRASKRISLDEVGRRLALGNFKELKLIVKGDVDGSVEALSDSLIKLSVESIKVSVIHKAVGQIVESDILLASASDAIIIGFQVRPSTSARQLAEKEGVEIKLYSIIYEAIDEIKAAMEGMLEPTKVEKIVAQVEVREVFKISKIGTIAGGIVIDGKISRNNPIRVIRNGIVVYPNREGAMAELASLKRFKDDVKDVKENMECGISIKNFNDIKVGDIIEAVEIVEVKQKLA; encoded by the coding sequence ATGAAGTTATTAGTAAAAGTAGCAACGGAATTAAATGTCGGTCTCTCTACCGTCGTTGAACATTTGCAGAAGAAAGGTTTTGAATTAGAAAACAAGCCAACTGCAAAAGTTACAGACGAAATGTATGCAGAGCTGGTTAAAGAATTTCAAGGCTCGATCAAGGAAAAAGAACAAGCGGACCAACTTCAAAAAGTGGTTACCGTAGTTGCGCCCCCAAAAGAAAAACCAAAAATTAATTTATTTGGGGAACCTGCAATTGCAACTCCTGTTGTCCCTGTTTCTCCTCCGGCAGTAACACCTGCACCTCCTGTAGAACCGGTTGAAACAATCATAAAAGAAAAACCAGAACCAAAAGAAGAAACAGTAATTACAGCTAAAGTTGATGAAGAGCAAAAGCCTAAAATCAAAGTTGTTGGAAAAATTGATCTGGATCAACCAGAAACTAAAACTAAGCGGAAACCTAAAAAGGAAGAAGAATTACCGCCAGTTGTTGTCGAAAAGAAACCAATCGTGGTTGCAAAACCGGTAGAAGAAATAGTAGAAGAAGAAATTACCAGAATTGAAGCGCCGCAATTAAAGGGATTGAAAATATTAGGTAAAATTGATACCAATAAATTTAAAGACCCTGTAAAGAAAAAAGAGGAACCAAAAAAAGCTCCCATTCCTGCTAATGCTCCAACTCCAGCTAAAACAGCAGCTGAAATTGAAGCAGACAAAAAGAAACGTAAACGCAAACGTAAAAAAGTTAATCCTACTGAATTCCAACCAGACGATCGGAATCAAAGAAGTTTCAGACGCCCAGAAGACGCTGTAAAAGAAGTTACAAAGAAAGAAATAGAAGACCAGATTAAAGCGACTATGGCGCGCTTAAATATGGGAGGTAAAAATAAGCGGCAGAAAATTCGGAGAGATAAGCGGGAAGTAATGCGTGAGAAGGAAGAATTAAAACAATCTACAGAAGATAAATCCGTCATTCAATTAACAGAATTTGTTACCGTTTCGGAATTGGCAAGTTTAATGGATATTCCGGTTACAGATGTAATCATGACCTGTCTGAATATGGGTATTATTGTATCCATTAACCAACGATTAGATGCAGAAGTTATTGAAATTCTTTCTGAAGAATTCGGACATAAAATTGAATTCATTAGTGCTGAAGAAATTAATGAAGATGAAGAAGTTGTTGATGATGATCCGGATGAATTAGAAGATCGCGCTCCAATTGTGACGGTGATGGGCCATGTTGATCATGGTAAAACATCCTTATTGGATTATATCCGGAAAGCAAACGTTGCTTCTGGTGAAGCAGGCGGTATTACACAGCATATTGGTGCCTATGAAGTCCTCGTGGGCAAGGATCAAAAGCGAATTACATTTTTAGATACACCCGGTCACGAAGCGTTTACTGCAATGCGTGCGCGGGGTGCAAAAGTGACAGACGTAGCAGTAATTATTATTGCTGCAGATGATCGTATCATGCCACAAACAAAAGAAGCAATCAGTCATGCTCAAGCTGCTAATGTTCCAATGGTATTTGCAATTAATAAAGTGGATAAAGCCGGAGCAGATGCAGAGCGAATCAAAAATGAATTATCACAAATGAACCTTTTGGTAGAAGATTGGGGTGGCAAATACCAATCCCAGGATATTTCTGCAAAAACAGGACAGGGAATCGAACAATTATTAGAAAAAATATTATTAGAAGCGGAAGTATTAAATCTGAAAGCAAATCCTAACAAGATGGCTATAGGAACTGTAATTGAAGCTTCACTAGATAAAGGCCGGGGTTATGTAACCAAATTATTGGTACAAAATGGCACCCTTCATAATGGGGATATTATACTTGCTGGAGATTATGCCGGTAAAGTAAAAGCGATGTTTAATGAACGTGGTTTAAAACTAAAAGAAGCGGGCCCTTCGGTACCGGTTTTAGTATTAGGTCTGCAAGGTGCTCCTACCGCAGGTGAGAAATTTAAAGGAATGGTGGAAGAAGCGGAAGCCAGACTACTTGCCAGTAAACGTTCTCAAATTAATCGCGAGCAAGCAAATCGAGCTTCTAAGCGAATTTCCCTGGATGAAGTAGGACGTCGTTTAGCTCTTGGTAACTTCAAAGAATTGAAATTGATCGTAAAAGGTGATGTGGATGGTTCGGTTGAAGCATTATCTGATAGTTTGATTAAATTATCTGTTGAATCTATAAAAGTAAGCGTCATCCATAAAGCTGTTGGACAGATCGTTGAATCTGATATTCTTCTAGCCTCTGCTTCCGATGCAATTATTATCGGCTTCCAGGTGAGACCCTCAACAAGTGCCCGTCAATTGGCTGAAAAGGAAGGAGTAGAAATTAAATTATATTCTATCATCTATGAAGCAATCGACGAAATCAAAGCTGCCATGGAAGGCATGCTGGAGCCTACAAAAGTAGAAAAAATTGTTGCTCAGGTTGAGGTTCGTGAAGTATTCAAGATTTCTAAAATTGGAACGATTGCAGGTGGTATTGTTATAGATGGTAAGATTAGTCGAAACAATCCAATACGGGTTATCCGAAATGGTATTGTTGTATATCCAAACCGAGAAGGTGCCATGGCTGAATTAGCTTCTTTAAAACGTTTTAAAGATGATGTGAAAGATGTTAAAGAAAATATGGAATGTGGAATTTCAATAAAAAACTTTAATGACATCAAAGTAGGCGACATTATCGAGGCGGTAGAAATCGTTGAAGTAAAACAAAAATTGGCATAG
- a CDS encoding purine-nucleoside phosphorylase → MSELYQQIEQAANFISKKIEAIPDHAIILGTGLGTLLDRIEIIKEISFKVIPYFLPTTVESHVGKLILAKWNGKLILILSGRLHYYEGYTAQEITFPIRVLKFLGVKKLWITNASGTVNPLYQAGEIVFIEDHINFHPQNPLRGLYDHRLGVRFPDMSDVYNKALLEKAKQVCDELKITFHKGIYFGLQGPSLETPAEYRMIRILGADIVGMSTVPEVIVAHQCEMEIMAVAVVTNSTPESSSFTKTTMESVIEVIHKSSDKLFSVLEKMI, encoded by the coding sequence ATGTCAGAATTGTATCAACAAATTGAGCAAGCAGCTAATTTTATTTCAAAAAAAATAGAGGCCATTCCAGATCACGCTATCATTCTAGGAACCGGACTTGGAACTTTATTAGACCGAATTGAAATTATTAAGGAAATTTCATTTAAAGTAATCCCATATTTTCTACCAACAACTGTTGAAAGTCATGTTGGTAAATTAATATTGGCAAAATGGAATGGTAAATTAATTTTAATTCTCTCCGGACGCTTACATTATTATGAAGGTTATACTGCACAAGAAATTACCTTTCCAATTCGGGTATTAAAATTTTTGGGAGTCAAAAAATTATGGATTACAAATGCATCAGGTACCGTTAATCCTTTATACCAGGCGGGAGAAATTGTATTTATTGAAGACCATATTAATTTTCACCCTCAAAATCCTTTACGAGGATTATATGATCACAGGCTTGGGGTTCGTTTTCCGGATATGTCGGATGTTTACAATAAAGCTTTATTAGAAAAGGCAAAGCAAGTTTGTGATGAATTAAAAATTACGTTTCATAAAGGGATTTATTTTGGATTGCAAGGTCCAAGTTTAGAAACGCCTGCAGAATATCGTATGATTCGAATACTCGGGGCTGATATCGTTGGCATGTCAACCGTACCGGAAGTTATTGTTGCCCACCAATGTGAAATGGAAATTATGGCAGTTGCTGTAGTGACCAATTCTACACCAGAATCTTCCAGTTTTACAAAAACAACTATGGAATCTGTAATTGAAGTCATTCATAAATCATCTGACA
- the nusA gene encoding transcription termination/antitermination protein NusA: MKLVETFAEFKAGKNIDRPTMMRVLEDVFRSLIRKKYGSDENFNVIVNTQKGDLEIWRIRKIVPDGEVTDDLKEIAISEALSIDEDYEVGLECYEQLELDDFGRRAIMAARQTLVSRVMELEKDDVYKRYSEREGEMVIGEVNQVLKKEFLIIDDATNNELILPKTETIKGDHFRKGDIVRSVIKKVELKNSLPMITLSRTDSNFLQRLMEQEVPEIEDGLIVIRKIVRIPGERAKVAVESFDDRIDPVGACVGMKGSRIHGIVRELRNENIDIVNFTNNQTLYIQRSLTPAKISSIELDDATKKANVYLKADQLSLAIGKGGANIKLASKLTGYEIDVYRDQEEGEIDDVDLDEFNDEIEDWVIEAFKKIGCDTARSVLNLSVEELVRRTDLEEETVQDVVRILEEEFKD, from the coding sequence ATGAAACTTGTAGAAACTTTTGCCGAGTTTAAGGCCGGAAAAAATATCGACCGCCCTACCATGATGAGGGTATTGGAAGACGTATTTCGTTCCTTAATCCGAAAAAAATATGGGTCTGATGAAAACTTTAATGTAATTGTCAATACTCAAAAGGGAGACCTTGAAATCTGGCGTATTCGTAAGATTGTTCCAGATGGTGAGGTAACCGATGATTTAAAAGAAATTGCGATTTCTGAAGCCCTTTCTATTGATGAAGATTATGAAGTTGGCTTGGAATGTTACGAACAACTTGAACTAGATGATTTTGGAAGAAGAGCAATTATGGCTGCCCGACAAACCTTAGTTTCAAGAGTCATGGAACTTGAAAAGGATGATGTTTATAAGAGATATAGTGAACGGGAAGGTGAAATGGTCATTGGAGAAGTGAATCAAGTACTTAAAAAAGAATTTTTAATCATTGATGATGCGACTAACAACGAATTAATTTTACCTAAAACAGAAACTATAAAAGGAGATCATTTCAGAAAAGGGGATATCGTTCGATCTGTTATTAAAAAGGTAGAATTAAAAAATAGTTTACCCATGATTACGCTTTCAAGAACAGATAGCAATTTCTTACAGCGATTAATGGAACAAGAAGTACCAGAAATTGAAGATGGATTGATTGTGATTCGCAAAATTGTGCGAATACCAGGAGAACGTGCAAAAGTCGCTGTTGAATCTTTCGATGATCGTATTGATCCTGTTGGAGCCTGTGTAGGTATGAAAGGAAGTAGAATTCACGGTATTGTTCGAGAATTGAGAAATGAAAATATTGACATTGTAAATTTTACAAATAATCAAACATTATATATTCAACGTTCATTGACACCTGCAAAAATCAGCAGTATTGAATTGGACGATGCAACAAAGAAAGCAAATGTTTATTTAAAAGCGGATCAGCTTTCTTTAGCCATTGGAAAAGGGGGTGCAAATATTAAATTAGCATCTAAGTTAACAGGTTATGAAATTGATGTTTACAGAGATCAGGAAGAAGGTGAAATTGATGATGTGGATCTTGATGAATTTAATGATGAAATTGAAGATTGGGTAATTGAAGCATTCAAAAAAATTGGATGTGATACAGCTCGAAGCGTATTAAACTTAAGTGTAGAAGAATTGGTGCGCAGAACAGACTTGGAAGAAGAAACGGTGCAGGATGTTGTAAGAATATTAGAAGAAGAATTTAAAGATTGA
- the mqnC gene encoding dehypoxanthine futalosine cyclase codes for MDINNLLNQALRLEFLTAEEGLWLFEHAGTAELMYVANQIRQIKVPGNIVTWIIDRNSNTTNVCVANCKFCNFYRPPGHPESYITGIEEYKQKIEETFRFGGEQLLLQGGHHPDLGLDFYCNLFRELKSLYPRLKLHALGPPEVAHITKLEKSTHTEVLKALIDSGLDSLPGAGAEILSDRVRRLVSKGKCGAQEWLDIMRAAHQLNLTTSATMMFGHVETNLERMEHLVAIRQVQSEKPSSAKGFIAFIPWPFQDEGTLLQRLKRAYNECTADEYIRMLAVSRIMLPNITNIQASWLTIGKQTAQICLHGGANDFGSIMIEENVVSAAGASHRFTSSGIQKAIRDAGFIAQLRNQQYEHISIPAEIIDQQLDHHKMLVD; via the coding sequence TTGGATATAAATAATTTGCTTAATCAAGCCTTGCGACTGGAGTTCTTAACTGCTGAAGAAGGTTTATGGTTGTTTGAACATGCCGGAACCGCAGAATTGATGTATGTAGCCAATCAGATTCGGCAAATCAAAGTCCCCGGAAATATCGTTACCTGGATCATTGACCGAAACTCTAATACAACCAATGTCTGTGTTGCGAATTGTAAATTTTGTAATTTTTACCGCCCCCCCGGACACCCGGAATCTTACATAACAGGCATCGAAGAATACAAACAGAAAATAGAAGAAACCTTCCGATTTGGGGGTGAACAGTTGCTATTACAAGGAGGTCATCACCCAGATTTAGGATTAGATTTTTATTGTAATTTATTCAGGGAATTAAAATCCTTATATCCTCGTCTGAAATTGCATGCATTGGGTCCTCCGGAAGTGGCACATATAACAAAACTTGAGAAATCAACACATACGGAAGTATTAAAAGCACTTATAGATTCAGGTTTAGATTCTCTTCCTGGTGCTGGTGCCGAAATATTATCCGATCGGGTCCGCAGATTAGTTAGTAAAGGAAAATGTGGAGCCCAAGAATGGTTAGATATAATGCGCGCTGCCCATCAATTGAATTTGACTACATCAGCAACAATGATGTTTGGACATGTAGAAACAAATCTGGAAAGGATGGAGCATTTAGTTGCAATCAGACAAGTTCAATCTGAAAAACCATCCTCTGCTAAAGGATTTATAGCTTTTATACCCTGGCCTTTTCAAGATGAAGGAACCCTTTTGCAGCGTTTGAAAAGAGCTTATAACGAATGTACTGCTGATGAATACATCCGCATGTTAGCAGTGTCAAGAATTATGTTGCCAAATATCACCAATATTCAGGCTTCCTGGTTAACAATTGGCAAGCAAACAGCTCAAATTTGTTTACATGGTGGAGCCAACGATTTTGGAAGTATCATGATAGAAGAGAATGTAGTTTCTGCTGCAGGGGCTTCACATCGCTTTACAAGTAGTGGTATTCAAAAAGCAATTCGGGATGCAGGATTTATAGCTCAATTGCGGAATCAACAATACGAACATATTTCGATTCCGGCAGAAATTATTGACCAACAATTAGATCATCATAAAATGTTGGTAGATTAA